One Vicinamibacteria bacterium genomic window, GCGCTGCAGGGCCTCTGCTTCCGCCACGGGGGTGAGCATGTCCTCGTTACCGCAGATGATGAGGGTGGGGACACGGATCTCCCGGAGCGCGGGGCCGGAGTCCGCGCGCGCGGCTAGACCGGCCAGCGCATCCACGATTCCCTCGGGCGGGTTGCCGAGGATGATCCCGCGCAGGCGGGCCACCACCTCCGGGTGCTCCTTCTGCGTGGTCTCCCCGACGAGCTTGGGAAGGAAGGCCTCCGCCGCCGCGGCCGCCCCTTCCCTTCGCACCCTCTCGGCCAGGGCCGCCCGGTTCTTCTTCCCCTCCTCGCTGTCCGCCCCCGCCCGCGTGTCCAGGAGCACCAGCCCCCGCAGGCGGTCGGGGTGGCGCCGGGCGAAGGCCAGCGCCGCATAGCCCCCCATCGAGCAGCCAGCGACCACGGCCTGGGAAATGCCCAGGCGATCGAGGACTGCGGCCGCGTCGTCGGCGATCCG contains:
- a CDS encoding alpha/beta fold hydrolase → MKVKIAGADLEYEAKGSGRALLLLHAFPLNRTMWDAQVQALAASHQVVRFDCRGFGGSPPGDALLTMERIADDAAAVLDRLGISQAVVAGCSMGGYAALAFARRHPDRLRGLVLLDTRAGADSEEGKKNRAALAERVRREGAAAAAEAFLPKLVGETTQKEHPEVVARLRGIILGNPPEGIVDALAGLAARADSGPALREIRVPTLIICGNEDMLTPVAEAEALQRGIAGSRLVVIPKAGHLANLEQPEAVNLALREFLANT